The following coding sequences are from one Aeromicrobium duanguangcaii window:
- a CDS encoding cell division protein FtsQ/DivIB, with protein MSDRFTEKLRERRRRSRWRIAGIVAAVLAVVAAGWAVWFSSLLETRTVDVTGVEHLPAEWVVRSAAVPLGTPVPRIDTDAVAERVATLKPVESVRIERDLPHTIRIVVTERSAVAWVDRSGTPWAVDESGLAYRPLNSRPKHLPRLDVDVDDRRVVAAVARVAADIADGDRDLLADTDVIRAETTDSIELGLAKSRTVVWGSAEEARPKLAVLRPLLQIKARSYDVSAPERPTTLK; from the coding sequence ATGAGTGACCGCTTCACCGAGAAGCTGCGGGAACGGCGTCGTCGGTCGCGCTGGCGGATCGCCGGGATCGTGGCCGCCGTGTTGGCGGTCGTGGCCGCCGGCTGGGCGGTCTGGTTCTCCAGCCTGCTCGAGACCCGCACCGTCGACGTGACCGGAGTCGAGCACCTCCCCGCCGAGTGGGTCGTCCGGTCGGCCGCGGTGCCGCTGGGCACGCCGGTGCCGCGCATCGACACCGACGCCGTCGCCGAGCGGGTCGCCACCTTGAAGCCGGTCGAGTCGGTCCGGATCGAGCGGGACCTGCCGCACACGATCCGGATCGTCGTCACCGAGCGCTCGGCCGTCGCCTGGGTCGACCGGTCGGGCACGCCCTGGGCCGTCGACGAGTCCGGCCTGGCCTACCGTCCGCTGAACTCTCGACCCAAGCACCTGCCGCGCCTCGACGTGGACGTCGACGACCGCAGGGTCGTGGCCGCGGTGGCCCGCGTGGCGGCCGACATCGCGGACGGCGACCGTGATCTGCTCGCCGACACCGACGTGATCCGGGCCGAGACCACGGACTCGATCGAGCTGGGCCTGGCGAAGAGCCGCACCGTCGTGTGGGGGAGTGCGGAGGAGGCGCGGCCCAAGCTGGCCGTCCTGCGACCGCTGCTGCAGATCAAGGCACGCAGTTACGACGTCAGCGCGCCCGAGCGCCCGACGACCCTCAAGTGA
- the murD gene encoding UDP-N-acetylmuramoyl-L-alanine--D-glutamate ligase, giving the protein MPSDRDVTTLGRESAWDGVRAVVTGFGISGFAAADTLNHLGADVIVLDESEGDEHRAEQAQLLEVLGADVRLGPGSTASLPQDVDLVVTSPGWRPTAPLLVEAAGRGVPVWGEVELAWRLRGPDPAPWLAVTGTNGKTTTVQMLESILQAAGLRAQAVGNVGTPVVEAVMDPAGRDVLAVELSSFQLHWTHSMSAQAAAVLNLAPDHYDWHGGAEAYAAAKGKVYERAQLACVYNVADEATMHLVEEADVVEGARAIGFTRAIPEVGMVGIVDGILVDRAFVEERATSAAELASLADLDDDSPHNVENALAAAALARAHGVPAVAVRDGLRAFRLGPHRISTVVEHDGVRWVDDSKATNPHAARASLQAFDHVVWVAGGLAKGATYTDLARDVRDRLRGAVLIGADRDLIAAALAEHAPDVPVEVVDADDAEALMDAVVAAAARLARPGDTVLLAPAAASMDQFRDYAHRGDAFAQAARRATT; this is encoded by the coding sequence GTGCCTTCTGACCGCGACGTGACGACACTCGGGCGCGAGTCCGCCTGGGACGGCGTGCGCGCCGTCGTCACCGGCTTCGGCATCAGCGGCTTCGCGGCCGCCGACACCCTGAACCACCTGGGCGCCGACGTCATCGTCCTGGACGAGTCCGAGGGCGACGAGCACCGTGCCGAGCAGGCGCAGCTGCTGGAGGTGCTGGGCGCCGACGTGCGGCTCGGCCCCGGCTCCACGGCCTCCCTGCCGCAGGACGTCGACCTCGTGGTCACCTCTCCGGGCTGGCGCCCGACCGCGCCGCTGCTGGTCGAGGCCGCCGGTCGCGGTGTGCCCGTCTGGGGCGAGGTCGAGCTGGCCTGGCGGCTGCGCGGGCCGGACCCGGCGCCGTGGCTGGCCGTCACCGGCACGAACGGCAAGACCACGACCGTGCAGATGCTCGAGTCGATCCTGCAGGCCGCCGGGCTGCGCGCCCAGGCCGTCGGCAACGTCGGCACGCCGGTCGTCGAGGCGGTCATGGACCCGGCGGGTCGCGACGTGCTGGCCGTCGAGCTCTCCAGCTTCCAGCTGCACTGGACCCATTCGATGTCGGCCCAGGCGGCCGCCGTGCTCAACCTCGCGCCGGACCACTACGACTGGCACGGCGGGGCCGAGGCCTACGCCGCCGCGAAGGGCAAGGTCTACGAGCGCGCGCAGCTCGCGTGCGTCTACAACGTCGCCGACGAGGCCACGATGCACCTGGTCGAGGAGGCCGACGTCGTCGAGGGCGCCCGCGCCATCGGCTTCACCCGCGCGATCCCCGAGGTCGGCATGGTCGGCATCGTCGACGGGATCCTGGTCGACCGGGCGTTCGTCGAGGAGCGCGCCACCAGCGCCGCCGAGCTGGCCTCGCTGGCCGACCTGGACGACGACTCGCCCCACAACGTCGAGAACGCCCTCGCGGCCGCGGCGCTGGCCCGCGCGCACGGGGTGCCGGCGGTCGCAGTCCGCGACGGCCTGCGCGCCTTCCGGCTCGGGCCCCACCGGATCAGCACGGTCGTCGAGCACGACGGCGTCCGCTGGGTCGACGACTCGAAGGCCACGAACCCGCACGCGGCCCGGGCGTCCCTGCAGGCCTTCGACCACGTGGTCTGGGTGGCCGGGGGACTGGCCAAGGGAGCGACCTACACCGACCTCGCACGCGACGTCCGCGATCGGCTGCGCGGCGCGGTCCTGATCGGCGCCGACCGCGATCTGATCGCGGCCGCCCTGGCCGAGCACGCGCCGGACGTCCCGGTCGAGGTCGTCGACGCCGACGACGCCGAGGCGCTCATGGACGCCGTCGTGGCCGCCGCCGCGCGGCTGGCCCGCCCCGGTGACACGGTGCTGCTGGCGCCTGCCGCGGCGTCGATGGACCAGTTCCGTGACTACGCCCACCGCGGCGACGCATTCGCGCAGGCCGCCCGCCGCGCCACGACCTGA
- the ftsZ gene encoding cell division protein FtsZ, with amino-acid sequence MAVQNYLAVIKVVGIGGGGVNAVNRMIEAGLKGVEFIAINTDAQALLMTDADVKLDVGRDSTRGLGAGADPEIGKKACEDHAEEIEAALKGADMVFVTAGEGGGTGTGGAPVVARIARSLGALTIGVVTRPFKFEGRNRAAQADLGVQRLREEVDTLIVIPNDRLLSISDQSISLLDAFRQADQVLYQGVSGISELITTPGLINVDFADVKSIMSDAGSALMGIGSARGEHRAATAAELAVSSPLLEASIEGARGVLLSIAGGSDLGLFEINEAAELVQEAVHEDAKIIFGTVIDDSLGDEVRITVIAAGFDGGEPKQRDTAQPALRGRDPQQSSATASQQSAPAARPQAERERPAEQRVVSEPVPVGQPSGQEFGDGLDIPDFLR; translated from the coding sequence ATGGCGGTCCAGAACTACCTTGCGGTGATCAAGGTCGTCGGCATCGGCGGCGGTGGTGTCAACGCCGTGAACCGCATGATCGAGGCCGGGCTCAAGGGTGTGGAGTTCATCGCGATCAACACCGATGCCCAGGCATTGCTCATGACCGATGCGGACGTGAAGCTCGACGTCGGTCGCGACTCGACGCGCGGACTCGGCGCCGGCGCCGATCCGGAGATCGGCAAGAAGGCGTGCGAGGACCACGCGGAGGAGATCGAGGCGGCTCTCAAGGGCGCCGACATGGTCTTCGTCACCGCGGGTGAGGGCGGCGGCACCGGCACGGGCGGCGCCCCGGTCGTGGCGCGCATCGCGCGCTCGCTCGGCGCGCTGACGATAGGAGTCGTGACGCGCCCCTTCAAGTTCGAGGGACGCAACCGCGCGGCGCAGGCCGACCTGGGCGTCCAGCGGCTGCGCGAGGAGGTCGACACCCTCATCGTCATCCCCAACGACCGACTCCTGTCGATCAGCGACCAGAGCATCAGCCTGCTCGACGCCTTCCGCCAGGCCGACCAGGTGCTCTACCAGGGCGTCTCGGGCATCTCCGAGCTCATCACCACGCCCGGTCTGATCAACGTCGACTTCGCCGACGTCAAGTCGATCATGAGCGACGCCGGCTCGGCCCTCATGGGCATCGGCTCGGCGCGCGGTGAGCACCGCGCCGCCACGGCCGCCGAGCTGGCCGTCTCCAGCCCGCTGCTCGAGGCGTCCATCGAGGGCGCCCGCGGCGTCCTGCTGTCGATCGCGGGCGGGTCCGACCTGGGCCTGTTCGAGATCAACGAGGCCGCCGAGCTGGTGCAGGAGGCCGTCCACGAGGACGCCAAGATCATCTTCGGCACGGTCATCGACGACTCGCTCGGCGACGAGGTGCGGATCACCGTCATCGCGGCCGGCTTCGACGGCGGCGAGCCCAAGCAGCGCGACACGGCCCAGCCGGCGTTGCGCGGCCGCGACCCGCAGCAGTCCTCCGCCACTGCCTCGCAGCAGTCGGCGCCCGCCGCCCGGCCCCAGGCCGAGCGCGAGCGTCCCGCGGAGCAGCGCGTCGTCAGCGAGCCCGTGCCGGTGGGACAGCCCTCCGGCCAGGAGTTCGGCGACGGCCTCGACATCCCGGACTTCCTGCGCTGA
- a CDS encoding UDP-N-acetylmuramoyl-tripeptide--D-alanyl-D-alanine ligase: protein MIRTTLAQIAEATRGRVEGDDTLVVHGPAVVDSRRVVPGSLFVAISGERVDGHDFVGTALDAGAVASLATRAVPGPHVLVDEPVHALGLLATDRLAALRHGADVTVVAVTGSQGKTSVKDLMAHVFATRGATVAPEGSFNNELGVPLTVLRADEDTRHLVLEMGARGIGHIATLCAIAPPDIAVVLNVGSAHAGEFGGLDRTAQAKGELVEALGPEGVAVLNADDERVAAMASRTRGRVVTFGRAGDVRLVGDVSLDADGHPHFVLEVDGERFEATVPQLGEHQAMNAAAAVAATTAAGVPVADAVAALADAHAASPMRMERHRAGGGAVVINDAYNANPESMSAALRTLAEMAPGRGVAILGEMLELGEESPEQHRRIGRLAADLGIARVVAVGAAAAPIAEGAGPVGESVPDVEAAVTAVSASLGPDAVVLVKASRGARLERVVEALLRD from the coding sequence GTGATCCGCACGACCCTGGCGCAGATCGCCGAGGCCACCCGGGGACGCGTCGAGGGCGACGACACCCTCGTCGTCCACGGCCCCGCCGTCGTCGACTCCCGTCGTGTCGTGCCCGGATCGCTGTTCGTCGCGATCTCCGGCGAGCGGGTCGACGGACACGACTTCGTGGGCACGGCCCTGGACGCCGGCGCCGTCGCGAGCCTCGCCACCCGCGCGGTGCCCGGGCCGCACGTGCTGGTCGACGAGCCCGTCCACGCCCTCGGCCTGCTGGCGACCGACCGCCTGGCCGCCCTGCGGCACGGAGCGGACGTCACCGTCGTCGCCGTCACGGGGTCGCAGGGCAAGACCAGCGTCAAGGACCTGATGGCACACGTCTTCGCCACGCGCGGAGCCACCGTGGCGCCCGAGGGCTCCTTCAACAACGAGCTCGGCGTCCCGCTGACGGTGCTGCGTGCCGACGAGGACACCCGGCACCTGGTGCTGGAGATGGGCGCCCGCGGCATCGGCCACATCGCCACGCTGTGCGCGATCGCCCCGCCCGACATCGCGGTCGTCCTGAACGTCGGCAGCGCCCACGCCGGCGAGTTCGGCGGTCTCGACCGCACCGCGCAGGCGAAGGGAGAGCTGGTCGAGGCCCTGGGCCCCGAGGGCGTCGCCGTCCTCAACGCCGACGACGAGCGCGTGGCCGCCATGGCGTCGCGCACGCGCGGACGGGTCGTCACCTTCGGCCGCGCCGGGGACGTCCGGCTGGTCGGTGACGTCAGCCTTGACGCCGACGGCCACCCGCACTTCGTCCTCGAGGTCGACGGCGAGCGGTTCGAGGCCACCGTGCCCCAACTCGGCGAGCACCAGGCGATGAACGCGGCCGCCGCGGTGGCAGCCACCACGGCGGCGGGCGTGCCCGTCGCCGACGCCGTGGCCGCCCTCGCCGACGCCCACGCCGCGTCGCCGATGCGGATGGAGCGGCATCGCGCCGGTGGGGGAGCCGTCGTCATCAACGACGCGTACAACGCGAACCCCGAGTCCATGTCCGCGGCGCTGCGCACCCTGGCCGAGATGGCCCCGGGACGAGGCGTCGCGATCCTCGGTGAGATGCTGGAACTGGGCGAGGAATCGCCGGAGCAGCATCGCCGTATCGGCCGGCTCGCAGCCGACCTGGGAATCGCCCGGGTCGTCGCCGTGGGCGCCGCCGCCGCACCCATCGCGGAGGGCGCCGGTCCGGTCGGCGAGTCGGTCCCGGACGTCGAGGCGGCCGTGACGGCTGTCTCCGCGAGCCTGGGCCCCGATGCTGTGGTGCTTGTGAAAGCATCGAGGGGCGCCCGCCTCGAGCGGGTTGTCGAAGCGCTGTTGCGCGACTGA
- a CDS encoding polyphenol oxidase family protein, with product MTAAPAPLWFRADVGHARFGFTDARTDLGRGPAADGSVVAGVEALAAALGGRPALMRQVHGAEVAVAEAGAPTPQADALIVDRPGVVAVVRVADCTPVVVVDPDRPLAAVVHAGRVGMAAGVVAATVDELRRRGAERLEAWVGPRACGQCYEVPEQMADAVAAVEPAARATTRRGTPGLDIGAAVIAQLQRADVVVHDLGGCTIEDDTFWSHRRQGDAAGRFGAGVVLGEGGDHAAS from the coding sequence GTGACGGCCGCTCCCGCTCCGCTGTGGTTCCGGGCCGACGTGGGTCACGCGCGGTTCGGTTTCACCGACGCGCGGACCGACCTCGGCCGCGGTCCCGCGGCCGACGGGTCGGTGGTGGCCGGCGTCGAGGCCCTCGCGGCGGCCCTGGGCGGTCGACCGGCGCTCATGCGCCAGGTCCACGGAGCCGAGGTCGCGGTCGCTGAGGCCGGCGCGCCGACGCCGCAGGCCGATGCGCTCATCGTCGACCGGCCGGGAGTCGTCGCCGTCGTCCGTGTTGCCGACTGCACTCCCGTCGTCGTCGTGGATCCCGACCGCCCGCTCGCGGCCGTCGTGCACGCCGGTCGGGTGGGCATGGCCGCCGGCGTCGTCGCGGCCACGGTCGACGAACTGCGCCGGCGCGGCGCCGAGCGACTGGAGGCGTGGGTCGGACCCCGCGCCTGTGGACAGTGCTACGAGGTTCCCGAGCAGATGGCCGACGCCGTCGCGGCCGTCGAGCCGGCCGCCCGCGCGACCACGCGCCGCGGCACCCCCGGCCTCGACATCGGCGCAGCCGTCATCGCCCAGCTGCAGCGCGCCGACGTGGTCGTCCACGACCTCGGCGGCTGCACGATCGAGGACGACACCTTCTGGTCCCACCGTCGCCAAGGTGACGCGGCCGGCCGCTTCGGCGCCGGCGTCGTGCTGGGGGAGGGTGGCGACCATGCAGCGTCGTGA
- the murG gene encoding undecaprenyldiphospho-muramoylpentapeptide beta-N-acetylglucosaminyltransferase, with translation MRVLLAGGGTAGHTSPLLATAAVLAEAGDDVLCLGTPRGLEVTLIPQAGYALELVPPVPLPRRPNGDLVRLPRNLRRSVSATLKVIDSFRPDVVVGFGGYVSVPAYLAARKRKLPLVVHEGNALPGIANKLGARLTTHVATSFPETPLRHATYVGLPIRRQIADLDREASRAEGRAHFGLDADRPTILVTGGSQGARRINTAMAAASRDLADAGIQVLHAAGRPDEVELSPRPGDPPYVVEQYIDRIDLAYAAADLVVCRSGANTVTEVSSVGLPAVFVPLPIGNGEQALNAHPVVGAGGALLIDDAAFTPAWVDSAVVPLVTSPERLASMSRAASGIVRGDAAEQLAAMIHRAGEAGR, from the coding sequence ATGCGGGTCCTGCTCGCCGGCGGAGGCACCGCCGGCCACACCTCTCCGTTGCTCGCGACCGCCGCCGTCCTGGCCGAGGCGGGTGACGACGTCCTGTGCCTGGGCACGCCCCGCGGTCTCGAGGTCACCCTCATCCCGCAGGCCGGCTACGCCCTCGAGCTCGTCCCGCCCGTGCCGCTGCCGCGCCGTCCCAACGGCGACCTCGTGCGGCTGCCGCGCAACCTGCGCCGATCGGTCTCGGCCACCCTCAAGGTGATCGACTCGTTCCGGCCCGACGTCGTCGTCGGATTCGGTGGGTACGTCTCGGTGCCGGCCTACCTGGCCGCCCGCAAGCGCAAGCTGCCCCTGGTCGTCCACGAGGGCAATGCGCTGCCCGGGATCGCGAACAAGCTCGGAGCGCGGCTGACCACCCACGTCGCCACGAGCTTCCCCGAGACGCCGCTGCGCCACGCCACGTACGTGGGGCTGCCCATCCGCCGGCAGATCGCCGACCTCGACCGCGAGGCCTCGCGAGCCGAGGGTCGGGCCCACTTCGGCCTCGACGCCGATCGTCCGACGATCCTCGTCACCGGAGGCTCGCAGGGTGCTCGCCGCATCAACACCGCGATGGCGGCCGCCTCGCGCGACCTCGCCGACGCCGGCATCCAGGTGCTGCACGCGGCCGGGCGCCCCGACGAGGTCGAGCTGTCGCCCCGTCCCGGCGACCCGCCCTATGTCGTCGAGCAGTACATCGACCGGATCGACCTGGCCTACGCCGCGGCCGACCTCGTCGTGTGCCGCTCGGGCGCCAACACCGTCACCGAGGTCTCCTCGGTCGGACTTCCCGCCGTCTTCGTCCCGCTGCCGATCGGCAACGGCGAGCAGGCCCTGAACGCCCACCCCGTCGTGGGCGCCGGGGGAGCGCTGCTCATCGACGACGCCGCGTTCACTCCCGCGTGGGTCGACAGCGCCGTGGTGCCTCTGGTCACCTCGCCGGAGCGTCTCGCGAGCATGTCGCGCGCCGCGTCCGGCATCGTGCGCGGGGACGCCGCCGAGCAGCTGGCGGCCATGATCCACCGCGCCGGCGAGGCGGGCCGGTGA
- the murC gene encoding UDP-N-acetylmuramate--L-alanine ligase, protein MRIDLPDEVLPADRLGRVHLIGIGGAGLSAIALLMHESGVDVTGSDARDSAVLARLRAAGIVCHVGHAAEHLADRDTVVASTAVPEDNPEVIEARRRGLRLWPRSAGLMSTMLSDRRIAVAGTHGKTTTTAMLTFALRGAGADPSFAIGAEVAGLGTNARRGAGPEFVVEADESDGAFLHYRPYAAVVTNIDADHLDTWGTVEAYEQAFADFAATVEQIVAISADDPGCRRLVEAGTSARLVTAGFAPDADVRGTDVVVEGSTTRFTVSGAGLDPTEVVLAVPGRHYAADALLALAIGIELGHDPAGLIEGLGAYTGAARRMEPKGEAGGVRVVDSYAHHPTEIAADLAATRALAGGDRLVVVFQPHLVSRTRLFGERMGHELAAADLVVVADLYLAREAADPEVTSDLVVRAAGPGALAGGPVQDVPRLLATLVRPGDLVLTLGAGDVTTVGPALLELLRNSSDE, encoded by the coding sequence GTGAGGATCGACCTGCCCGACGAGGTCCTGCCCGCCGACCGGCTCGGGCGCGTGCACCTGATCGGCATCGGCGGCGCCGGGCTGTCCGCGATCGCCCTGCTGATGCACGAGTCCGGCGTGGACGTGACGGGCAGCGACGCCCGCGACTCCGCGGTGCTGGCGCGCCTGCGCGCGGCGGGGATCGTGTGCCACGTCGGCCACGCCGCCGAGCACCTCGCCGACCGCGACACCGTCGTGGCGTCGACCGCCGTCCCGGAGGACAACCCCGAGGTGATCGAGGCGCGTCGCCGCGGACTGCGGCTGTGGCCCCGGTCGGCCGGACTCATGTCGACGATGCTGTCCGACCGGCGGATCGCGGTGGCCGGCACGCACGGCAAGACCACCACGACGGCCATGCTGACGTTCGCCCTGCGCGGCGCCGGCGCCGACCCGTCCTTCGCCATCGGCGCCGAGGTCGCGGGCCTGGGCACCAACGCGCGTCGCGGGGCCGGGCCGGAGTTCGTCGTCGAGGCGGACGAGAGCGACGGCGCGTTCCTGCACTACCGCCCGTACGCGGCGGTCGTCACCAACATCGACGCCGACCATCTCGACACGTGGGGCACGGTCGAGGCCTACGAGCAGGCCTTCGCCGACTTCGCCGCGACGGTCGAGCAGATCGTGGCGATCTCGGCCGACGATCCCGGCTGCCGCCGGCTGGTCGAGGCGGGCACGTCCGCACGACTCGTCACCGCCGGGTTCGCCCCGGACGCCGACGTCCGCGGCACCGACGTCGTGGTCGAGGGCTCCACCACCCGCTTCACGGTCTCCGGAGCCGGGCTGGACCCGACCGAGGTCGTGCTCGCCGTCCCCGGCCGTCACTACGCCGCCGACGCGCTGCTCGCCCTGGCGATCGGGATCGAGCTGGGTCACGACCCGGCCGGACTGATCGAGGGCCTGGGCGCCTACACCGGCGCCGCCCGCCGGATGGAGCCCAAGGGCGAGGCCGGCGGCGTGCGCGTCGTCGACTCCTACGCCCATCACCCCACCGAGATCGCCGCCGACCTGGCCGCCACGCGCGCCCTGGCCGGCGGCGACCGCCTCGTCGTGGTGTTCCAGCCGCACCTGGTCAGCCGCACCCGCCTCTTCGGTGAGCGGATGGGCCACGAGCTGGCCGCCGCCGACCTCGTCGTGGTCGCCGACCTCTACCTCGCCCGCGAGGCCGCGGACCCCGAGGTGACCTCGGACCTCGTCGTGCGGGCCGCGGGCCCCGGCGCGCTGGCCGGGGGACCGGTGCAGGACGTGCCGCGTCTCCTCGCGACCCTGGTACGCCCGGGCGACCTCGTGCTCACGCTGGGCGCCGGCGACGTGACGACGGTCGGCCCTGCGCTGCTCGAACTGCTGCGGAACTCCTCCGATGAGTGA
- the ftsW gene encoding putative lipid II flippase FtsW — protein MSTTASRRSSSKLEAVRTLLERPLASYQLVLGTTGLLLGLGLIMVLSASSVLALRVYGNSFEIFLRQAIFAAVGVTAMVIAMRIPLERVRQLARPALFGVVMLIGLTFTPLGMDINGNRNWIPLFAGFNLQPSEFAKLAIVLWIADIYTRRHKYLGTARYVITPVVPIAGAVSALVVFQKDLGTAVILFAIIAGLLWIAGLPLKPMLGFGAGLVVILLFFVATAQHRVDRFMSFLNPMADPEKSGYQAIKAMMGFARGGFWGLGLGSSRQKWGALPEAHTDFILAVIGEELGLAGSLVVLALFGLLAYTGFRIAHRSRDRFARYLAAGITIWITTQAVINIGMVLGLLPVIGVPLPLISYGGSSMLATLAALGLLANCATTEPGAARALSTSRRAKARKRQRKVGR, from the coding sequence ATGAGTACCACCGCTTCTCGGCGGTCGTCGAGCAAGCTCGAGGCCGTGCGGACCCTGCTCGAGCGTCCGCTCGCGTCGTACCAGCTCGTGCTGGGCACGACCGGGCTGCTGCTCGGCCTGGGGCTCATCATGGTGCTCAGCGCCAGCTCGGTGCTGGCGCTGCGGGTCTACGGCAACTCCTTCGAGATCTTCCTGCGCCAGGCGATCTTCGCCGCCGTGGGCGTCACCGCGATGGTCATCGCGATGCGCATCCCGCTCGAGCGGGTGCGGCAGCTGGCCCGCCCGGCCCTGTTCGGCGTCGTGATGCTGATCGGCCTGACCTTCACCCCGCTGGGCATGGACATCAACGGCAACCGGAACTGGATCCCGCTGTTCGCCGGCTTCAACCTGCAGCCCTCGGAGTTCGCCAAGCTCGCGATCGTGCTGTGGATCGCCGACATCTACACGCGCCGCCACAAGTACCTGGGCACGGCGCGCTACGTCATCACCCCGGTCGTCCCCATCGCCGGCGCGGTCTCGGCCCTGGTCGTGTTCCAGAAGGACCTGGGCACCGCCGTCATCCTGTTCGCGATCATCGCCGGACTGCTGTGGATCGCGGGCCTGCCGCTCAAGCCCATGCTCGGCTTCGGTGCCGGCCTCGTGGTCATCCTGCTGTTCTTCGTCGCCACCGCGCAGCACCGGGTCGACCGCTTCATGTCGTTCCTCAACCCGATGGCCGACCCGGAGAAGTCCGGCTACCAGGCCATCAAGGCGATGATGGGCTTCGCCCGCGGCGGCTTCTGGGGCCTGGGCCTGGGCAGCAGCCGGCAGAAGTGGGGCGCCCTGCCCGAGGCGCACACCGACTTCATCCTCGCCGTGATCGGTGAGGAGCTCGGTCTGGCCGGCAGCCTCGTGGTGCTGGCCCTGTTCGGCCTGCTGGCCTACACCGGCTTCCGGATCGCACACCGCAGCCGCGACCGCTTCGCGCGCTACCTGGCGGCCGGCATCACGATCTGGATCACCACGCAGGCGGTCATCAACATCGGCATGGTGCTGGGCCTGCTGCCGGTCATCGGCGTGCCGCTCCCGCTCATCTCGTACGGTGGATCCAGCATGCTCGCCACTCTCGCCGCGCTCGGCCTGCTCGCCAACTGCGCCACCACCGAACCCGGGGCCGCCCGTGCCCTCTCGACCTCCCGTCGGGCCAAGGCCCGCAAGAGGCAGCGCAAGGTGGGCCGTTGA
- the mraY gene encoding phospho-N-acetylmuramoyl-pentapeptide-transferase, translating into MLAVLIAGVVGLVGTLVGTRFAISVLVKKGYGQLIRDDGPTSHHVKRGTPTMGGLVIIVSTVLGYAIAKLITGHETSASALLLLFLFVGLGVIGFLDDWIKVSKQRSLGLRSKAKMVGQILVGLVFAVLAIGWEDGDGQTPITHAISFTRDLPWTLPTVLLVLWVLLLIAGASNGVNLTDGLDGLATGASVMVFGAYVLINVWQSNQSCFMPDAGPKCYEVRDPLDLAVIASAVTGACFGFLWWNASPAKIFMGDTGSLSLGGLMAGFALMTRTELLLVVLGGLFVIITLSVILQVGYFKLSGGKRIFRMAPLQHHFELKGWAEITIVVRFWIISGICVVSGIGLFYWEWVAGAF; encoded by the coding sequence ATGCTGGCCGTATTGATCGCGGGGGTCGTCGGGCTCGTCGGAACGCTCGTCGGTACCCGATTCGCGATCTCCGTCCTCGTGAAGAAGGGCTACGGGCAGCTCATTCGCGATGACGGCCCCACGTCCCACCACGTGAAGCGCGGCACCCCGACCATGGGTGGACTCGTCATCATCGTGTCCACCGTCCTGGGCTACGCCATCGCCAAGCTCATCACCGGCCACGAGACCAGCGCCTCGGCGCTGCTGCTGCTGTTCCTGTTCGTGGGCCTGGGCGTCATCGGCTTCCTCGACGACTGGATCAAGGTCAGCAAGCAGCGCAGCCTCGGTCTGCGCAGCAAGGCCAAGATGGTCGGTCAGATCCTCGTCGGCCTGGTCTTCGCCGTCCTGGCGATCGGCTGGGAGGACGGCGACGGCCAGACCCCGATCACGCACGCCATCTCGTTCACGCGCGACCTGCCGTGGACCCTGCCCACCGTGCTGCTGGTGCTGTGGGTGCTGCTGCTGATCGCGGGCGCCAGCAACGGCGTGAACCTGACCGACGGCCTCGACGGCCTCGCGACGGGCGCCTCGGTGATGGTCTTCGGCGCCTACGTCCTCATCAACGTCTGGCAGTCCAACCAGAGCTGCTTCATGCCCGACGCCGGCCCCAAGTGCTACGAGGTGCGCGACCCGCTCGATCTCGCGGTCATCGCCTCGGCGGTCACCGGCGCGTGCTTCGGCTTCCTGTGGTGGAACGCCTCGCCGGCGAAGATCTTCATGGGCGACACCGGCTCGCTCTCGCTGGGCGGGCTGATGGCCGGCTTCGCGCTGATGACCCGCACCGAGCTGCTGCTCGTCGTGCTGGGCGGCCTGTTCGTCATCATCACGCTCTCGGTCATCCTGCAGGTCGGGTACTTCAAGCTCAGCGGCGGCAAACGGATCTTCCGGATGGCCCCGTTGCAACACCACTTCGAGCTCAAGGGCTGGGCCGAGATCACGATCGTGGTCCGGTTCTGGATCATCTCCGGGATCTGTGTCGTCTCCGGCATCGGCCTCTTCTACTGGGAGTGGGTCGCCGGTGCCTTCTGA